The Saccharomyces mikatae IFO 1815 strain IFO1815 genome assembly, chromosome: 15 DNA window GTAATTTTGTATGgtttccttttttatttttagagTAATGAGTAATGAAAAGCAGCTAAAGGAATGTATTTaaatttctgaaaaaatgtTTTATAAATTGTATAACTTagaaagtatttttttgttgattttacgttttttgtttaattaTAATTCATTATATGTAGGTGTACCTTTTATCTATTGTATACGTTATCTTGTCTATTGGTATTCAAGGGCAGCGGTCCAGAAATTCGTTTCCAATTCACAAACTTCAGCGTAGATTGTCACTAAAGTGTCAAGTTGTTCTAAAGGATATGTCTCTAAAATATGATTCAAAAGCTTTTCACCTTCTACCATGGCTTCACGATACCACGAAGAGGCATAGGTTTCACACCATTCATGGTAAACGGAGCCCGTGGCTACAGTGACTTTACCCTTCATCCTAGTCAAAGCTTCACCATAACCCATTAAACAAGGCGTAAGGGCCGCGACCAATTCTTGCCAGTTACCTCTCCTGGAAACGTCGTTAAAGTAACGAGAGTAAGCTTTTAATGCGGGACCTCTCTGGATCTTTTGGAAGTAATCAGGATTATCAACtccaaattcttcttttagtCTCTTTTCATGTTGGCCCATTTCATTACGAACAGCTCCGACAATGACCAACTCCTTTTCCATATCTCCTAAGCATGGAGCTTTACTACCTGCAATGCAGTGAACTCTAGCATAATCCACCAAGTATGCATAATCTTGTTCAATAAAGAACTGGAACTTCTTACGATCTAATGTACCATCAGCAACCTTTTTAACGAATTCGTGGTTCACGTAGGAGTCCCAGTGTGGCTTGACTTTAGGATGGTTAATCAGATATTCGTAGAAATTGCCACCTGGAACGTTGTCAGCAGCACTTTTGAGTGGTTTTTTAGGTACGACATCCGTTGCAGTGAAACATTCATCGTTGAGCATTTTTTCTAATGGGATTTCTACAGCATAGACATGATTAATTGGCCCATTGTTCTTGACAGTTTCTTTGGTAACATCACAGCCAATGGCCACGGCATTTTGGACGTATTCAATACCACCATAAACAGACTGGGGGAGAGAATAGCCACGAGCCAAGTTAGATGCAATGGAAGAAGCTAGAGTGCACCCAGTACCATGGGTATGCGTAGTGTTAACAAAATTGCCTTTGAAAACGATGAACTTCTGTTCATTATCCAAGTAAAGAACGTCAGTAAtatacttttcattttcgtcaTTCCATGGAATATGGCCACCTTTCACTAAGATATTGGAACACTTGGTGATTTTAGCAAGGTCTTTAGCgacttcaaaaatatcttgTAATTTTCTAACTTTCCTTTCCTCACCCAACAACTTGAAACACTCTGGAATGTTGGGAGTCAAAATATCAGCAAAAGGAGCGATTTTCTCAGTAATTAAACTAACTATATCTTTTCCGGCCAAAGAAGAACCAGAAGTAGCGACAAGAACTGGGTCAACCACTAATTTTGGTCTATTTTCACCTAGCTGTAACAGCTTTTCGTGCAAGACCTCAATAGCAGCAGCCGTAAGCATACCTGTCTTGATGACGTCACATCTCATATCCTGTAGGTTAGCTTCCAAAGTTTGAGAAACCACTTCTTTTGGAGTGTTATTAATGCTGTATACCTTAACTGGAGTTTGAGCATTCAATGCGGTGATACATGTCATGGCGTAACATCTGTGCGCAGTGATAGTTTTCACATCAGCTTCGATACCAGCACCACCACTTGGGTCTGTTCCAGCAATCGATAAAACTGTTggcaatttttcattgctGGCTAAAGTAAGGTAGGGTGGAGGTGTGTTGATGCTAACTGTAGAATAGGTCATAATGAAACGCGGTATTACGTTCTTATATATCTATTTATTACTATGTGTAGCACCATAAGAGAAAGACACCAACAACAAACAATGCATCTCTTGTCTGTCTTTGTATGCTTTATCTGGTGGTTTAAATAATAGCATTTTTCTGGTCACTTGGCACAGCTCTAAAGGTTTCCTTTCCTTTACCGGACATCATTAAGCTACTAGAAAATAGAAGctatacatatacatttCGCTAAAGAATATAGAGTGCCTGCACAGGGAAAGGCTAAACGACATAGTTTTGCTTTGCTAATATATGCAAGTAAAAGTAGTACATCTGGCCCCACTTATAAGTGAAATCTCAGCACTGTAGGAGGCAAGCATAAATAATAGACGTATAAGAGGTGACGCAGAGAATGCCACTTGAGATTTTTTACATGCTAGTaataaacataaaaaaaacaaaacaatgTCTTTACATTGAGTGAGAAAtgtgaaataaaaaaatttcaaaaacaattgCGCAAGCCCGGAATCGAACCGGGGGCCCAACGATGGCAACGTTGGATTTTACCACTAAACCACTTGCGCTTAGTTTGTTGAAATTGGTGGTATTTTAAGATGAGATACCTCAGTATGAtaatacatcattctaaacgttcataaaacacatatagAACAGCCTCACAACTAACAGTTTGAGcaacataaggtaaaactctgCCTTCCTgagctgaactaatcaaatgtataagTACCTGAACAATTGGTTTAGATCTGAGATTCCAcgcttccactatttagtataaacctgttgtaatataaatcaactatcatctactaactagtagtcatattactagtatattatcatatacggtgttagaagatgacgcaaatgatgagatatagtcatctaaactagtggaagctgaaacgcaaggattgataatgtaataggatcaatgaataagaacatataaaacgatgataataatgtttatagaattgtgtagaattgcagattcccttttatggattcctaaatccctgaggagaacttctagtatatctacatacttaatattattgccttataaaaaatggaatcccaaaaattacatcaaactccactattatctcaaaaccatatcttatataatatataggataagtaacatcccgtgaaTCAAGTTGATAATTCGTCTTGACAAcaagttacttccctaagatagtatatattaggattgtcaagGCACCCTGGTATTACTCGAGCCCGTAATACAACACCACTTCGAGTAGTACATTGTGTTATACGTTATTACGAAGATATTTATCCTGAACGTTTACTTGAAGCGTTTATCAAACGCGCAAGAAACAACCTTACTACAAGACGTGAGGTGATGGTAGATTTTGAGCCAATTGTTGGAGTTCCATTGCTGATAAGGAAAATATAGTTTGTATACTAGAACTTCTCCTCGAGGgtataggaatccaataaacggaactcgtaattctacatagttctgtatatgcttttattgtcactttatatgttgtcagttattatcctattacattatcaatccttgcgttttaGCTTCCACTAAAATCGATGAATGTTTCTTGACctttatgtcatcttctaagaccgtatatgataatatactagtagtaaGACTAGTTGCTGATGGACGATGGTTGAATTTTATTCTAACACTAAGATGCAAGGATTGgtaatgtaataggatcaatgaataacaacatataaaacgatgataataacatTTGCATCAAAATCCACACTTATCTCAATACagataatattgcctttataaACAATGAAACTTGAACAATAGGCTCAAAACTCACCTATTTCTCTAAAACTGAGCTTTTGGCATTTGAAATCAGGTCTGCACATTCTCCATAATCATCAAGAACGCCATCCAACGCGTATTCGGTGAGTACCGCGTCAGCATACCCAGTGTAAGTGTCATTATGAAGCATTTTCAACGCTTCAATTATGCCGTAGTATGGAAAAAGCACAAAGAGCCTACTGATCTCATCACCGTCAATCGACCGCATAGCATCAGCATGGGTAGATAGCGCGATATGAATTGTACTGTTCTCTTCCATGCCGAAGAAATAATTACTTGGTAGGGCGTAAGCAGACACACAACTGTCAACTGATGTAGTTCCACTGACCCGCACGTAGATCCAGTTTATGTCTGTGTGTGCATGCCTGTCTATAGAAACAATCGAAGCATGAACAGCGTGTGAATAGAAAAAGCAGGAACTGAAAATAGTAATTAATAATTTATAAAACATTTGAGGGTGgtatttatctttttgaatttttctgcCTATGCGTAAATCTCGTCTCGATTTGAGCACTTCGTAAATGTCTGTAGTGTCTGTAGCGGAATAAGACTGCCTGGAGCTATTCGTGTAGCCTAATATGTCTGGCTAGGCACTGTTTGTTGGCACAGTGCATTATCAGTATCACCCTCTTCTTCACGCACTATATCACAGTTGTACACCCCGGCCGGGTCACCCACACCACCTCCGACGCTCAACCGTAGGATAGTAGTCCTGGGCATCACCAAGTTAATTCACGATATCATTGTCAATGATACTCATCATTAAATTGGTTGCGTTGCGATAACTCAACAATCTGTTGTTACAACTTTAATCTAAAACCTCATGACCTTATTGCTACTACTTTCTTATCATaattgctgctgttgtaaTAAAAATCCACTCTCATCTCATGGTAGCGCCTATGCTTCGGCTCCTTCTGAGGAAGCCCCATCAAATCAAGATCCGTTTGCCGTTCCAGCTTCCAATTTACCGGAATTTGATAGAGATTCCACTAAGGTTAATTCTCAACAAGCGACAACACCTGAGACATCAGCTGTTCCAGAGAATCATCATCATGTCCCTCCTCAACCTGCTTCAGTACCACCTCCACAGGATGGACAGTACCAACAGCACGGCATGATGACCTCGAACAAAGCTATGGGTTCTAGCTGGGCACATTACCAACGACCATCTATGATGACGTATTCATCCTGTCAAACGTCACCTGCGTATTATCAACCTGACCCACACTCTGAAATGCCTCAAGCTAAGACA harbors:
- the THI20 gene encoding trifunctional hydroxymethylpyrimidine kinase/phosphomethylpyrimidine kinase/thiaminase (similar to Saccharomyces cerevisiae THI20 (YOL055C); ancestral locus Anc_3.174) — its product is MTYSTVSINTPPPYLTLASNEKLPTVLSIAGTDPSGGAGIEADVKTITAHRCYAMTCITALNAQTPVKVYSINNTPKEVVSQTLEANLQDMRCDVIKTGMLTAAAIEVLHEKLLQLGENRPKLVVDPVLVATSGSSLAGKDIVSLITEKIAPFADILTPNIPECFKLLGEERKVRKLQDIFEVAKDLAKITKCSNILVKGGHIPWNDENEKYITDVLYLDNEQKFIVFKGNFVNTTHTHGTGCTLASSIASNLARGYSLPQSVYGGIEYVQNAVAIGCDVTKETVKNNGPINHVYAVEIPLEKMLNDECFTATDVVPKKPLKSAADNVPGGNFYEYLINHPKVKPHWDSYVNHEFVKKVADGTLDRKKFQFFIEQDYAYLVDYARVHCIAGSKAPCLGDMEKELVIVGAVRNEMGQHEKRLKEEFGVDNPDYFQKIQRGPALKAYSRYFNDVSRRGNWQELVAALTPCLMGYGEALTRMKGKVTVATGSVYHEWCETYASSWYREAMVEGEKLLNHILETYPLEQLDTLVTIYAEVCELETNFWTAALEYQ
- the SMKI15G1070 gene encoding uncharacterized protein translates to MEENSTIHIALSTHADAMRSIDGDEISRLFVLFPYYGIIEALKMLHNDTYTGYADAVLTEYALDGVLDDYGECADLISNAKSSVLEK